The following proteins are encoded in a genomic region of Synechococcales cyanobacterium T60_A2020_003:
- a CDS encoding photosystem II reaction center protein L encodes MERTPNPNKQPVELNRTSLYLGLLLIFVLGILFSSYFFN; translated from the coding sequence ATGGAGCGTACACCCAACCCGAATAAGCAACCCGTAGAGCTGAATCGTACATCTCTATATCTGGGTTTGCTTCTCATTTTTGTACTTGGAATTTTGTTTTCCAGCTATTTCTTCAACTAG
- the psbE gene encoding cytochrome b559 subunit alpha, with the protein MAGSTGERPFSDIITSIRYWVIHSITIPALFIAGWLFVSTGLAYDAFGTPRPNEYFTQERQEVPILDTRFDAKQELDQILK; encoded by the coding sequence ATGGCAGGTAGTACCGGAGAACGTCCGTTTTCAGACATTATTACGAGTATCCGTTATTGGGTGATTCACAGCATTACGATTCCCGCTTTGTTTATTGCAGGATGGTTATTTGTGAGCACTGGACTCGCGTACGACGCGTTTGGCACGCCTCGTCCGAATGAGTACTTCACCCAAGAGCGTCAAGAGGTTCCCATTCTAGATACCCGCTTTGATGCAAAGCAAGAACTAGACCAAATACTCAAGTAG
- a CDS encoding photosynthesis system II assembly factor Ycf48 → MKSILNSLKAFVVVAVVVLFCTGCANAYLPPVASSPWEVISLPNEVTPLDIAFTSDANHGWLVGKQSSLMETTDGGKTWEPRTLDLGTQIYNFSSISFFGNEGWVVGEPTIMLHTTDGGKTWSQVPLSEQLPGTTRTVVALGKDAAELTTDVGAIYQTKDGGRNWQAMVQEAVGVLRNISRSPDGHYVSVSARGNFYSTWEPGQDAWQPHNRNSSRRLQNMGFTSDGRLWLLARGGIVQFGNSVMDLEDWSDAQSPEFSTSWGLLDLAYRTPEDVWVAGGSGNLLYSPDGGKTWQKDRTVESVPSNFYKVTFLTPDQGFVLGQDGVMLRYNPNSSAA, encoded by the coding sequence ATGAAATCTATCCTTAATTCACTGAAAGCGTTTGTTGTGGTTGCGGTTGTGGTGCTGTTTTGCACGGGCTGTGCGAACGCCTATCTCCCCCCAGTGGCTTCCAGTCCCTGGGAAGTGATTTCGCTACCGAATGAGGTTACACCGTTGGATATCGCTTTCACCAGCGATGCTAATCATGGCTGGCTGGTTGGGAAGCAGTCCAGCCTAATGGAAACGACAGACGGGGGCAAAACCTGGGAACCCCGCACGCTGGACTTAGGTACCCAGATCTACAATTTTTCCTCGATCAGCTTCTTTGGAAACGAGGGATGGGTCGTGGGTGAGCCGACCATCATGCTGCACACCACCGATGGCGGCAAAACTTGGTCACAGGTTCCTCTAAGTGAGCAATTACCAGGAACAACGCGCACTGTGGTGGCGCTCGGTAAAGACGCGGCTGAATTAACCACCGATGTAGGCGCGATCTACCAAACTAAGGATGGAGGCCGCAATTGGCAGGCGATGGTGCAAGAGGCGGTGGGCGTTCTGCGGAATATTTCGCGATCGCCCGATGGGCACTACGTTTCTGTATCGGCTCGCGGTAACTTCTATTCCACCTGGGAACCCGGCCAAGACGCATGGCAGCCCCACAATCGCAACAGCTCTCGCCGCCTTCAAAATATGGGTTTCACCTCGGATGGTCGTCTGTGGCTATTAGCGCGGGGCGGAATTGTCCAATTTGGAAACTCGGTTATGGATTTAGAAGACTGGTCTGACGCGCAATCACCAGAGTTTTCAACCAGTTGGGGCTTACTGGACTTGGCCTATCGCACCCCTGAAGATGTGTGGGTTGCTGGGGGCAGTGGTAATCTACTGTATAGCCCTGATGGTGGAAAAACCTGGCAGAAAGATCGAACCGTTGAAAGTGTTCCTTCGAATTTTTATAAGGTAACCTTTCTAACGCCGGATCAAGGCTTTGTCCTCGGACAAGATGGGGTTATGCTTCGGTATAACCCGAATTCGAGCGCGGCATAG
- a CDS encoding cytochrome b559 subunit beta, with translation MTGNNPNQPVSYPIFTVRWLAVHTLAVPTIFFLGAIAAMQFIQR, from the coding sequence ATGACTGGAAATAATCCTAATCAACCCGTTTCCTATCCCATTTTTACCGTTCGATGGTTAGCGGTTCATACCTTGGCTGTACCCACGATTTTCTTCCTGGGTGCGATCGCCGCAATGCAGTTCATCCAGCGATAG
- a CDS encoding rubredoxin, producing MGTDTPEPNSVESSNVDAAIASTEPEVLTPEQMDRYECRACGYVYEPTRGDGRSIEAGVPFTELPITWRCPVCGAKASAFSNVGPLGNPSGFKENLRYGFGVNSLTPGQKNILIFGSLALGILFFLSLYGLK from the coding sequence ATGGGCACTGATACACCTGAGCCAAATTCTGTAGAGTCCTCCAATGTTGATGCGGCAATTGCTTCAACGGAGCCTGAGGTCTTAACCCCTGAGCAGATGGATCGGTACGAGTGCCGCGCTTGTGGCTATGTGTACGAACCAACACGGGGGGATGGCCGCAGCATCGAAGCAGGCGTTCCATTTACCGAACTGCCGATTACGTGGCGATGCCCGGTTTGTGGCGCAAAGGCCAGTGCCTTTAGCAATGTCGGCCCGTTGGGGAATCCATCCGGATTTAAGGAAAATCTTCGCTATGGCTTTGGGGTCAATTCCCTGACGCCAGGTCAAAAGAATATTCTCATTTTTGGCAGTCTTGCGCTAGGAATTTTGTTCTTCCTAAGTCTGTACGGGTTGAAGTAG